DNA from Sphingomonas psychrotolerans:
TCCCATGGATACGATTCTCCCCGACCAGCTGGTCGAAGCCGCGCGCAAAGTGCTCGAGGCGAACCGCGCCGCCGGCCGCCGCATCGCAGTGGCGGAAAGCTGTACCGGCGGCCTCGTCAGCGCCGCGCTGACCGAGATCCCGGGCTCGTCGGACGTGTTCGACGTCGGCTTCGTCACTTACTCGAACGAAGCCAAGACCGAAGTGCTCAAGGTCAGCAGCGACGTGCTCGAAACCTTCGGCTCGGTGTCGATCGCCGTCGCGTGGAGCATGGCGCAGGGCGCATTGAAGCGCAGCACCGCCGATGTCGCGGTGGCAATCACCGGGATCGCCGGCCCCGATGGTGGCAGCGAGAAGAAGCCGGTGGGCACCGTGGTGTTCGCGCAGGCCGAGCGCGGTGCCGACCCCCAGCACATCGTCGCCGATGCGCGGCACTTCGAGAATAATGGCCGCGCCGGCGTGCGGCTTCAGGCGGCGCTTTGCGCGCTCGAGCTGCTGATGCCCGACGCGCCGGCTGCGGCCGAGCCCGCCGAGTCGCCATAGAGCCGCGCCGCGCGCTCCTCGAACGCGTTGATCATTTTGCGCAGCGCGCGATCGAACACCTGCCCCGCCAGCATCTCGAACACACGGTTCTTGAACGCGAAGTCGACGCAGAAATCGACGAGACAACCGCCCTTGCCGTCGGGCCGGAATTTCCAGTCATTGTTGAGGTGCTTGAGCGGCCCTTCGAGATAGTCGACCCGGATATGCCCCGGGCGCTGCTTCTCGACGCACGACGTGAAGCTCTCGCGCAGTCCCTTGAACCCGACGATCAGGTCCGCGACCATCTGGATGTCGCTGTTCGAGCGCACCCGCACCGCCGAAACCCAAGGCAGGAACTCGCCATAGCGGCCGACATCAGCGACCAGGTCGAACATCTGCTCCGGCGTATAGGGCAGCGCGCGCGTCTCCGAATGCTTAGGCATCAGACGGCCGCGGTCACCTTCGCCAGCTTGGCCGCCCGCGCATCGCGCATCTTCGCGAAATCGTCGCCGGCGTGGTAGCTTGAGCGCGTCAGCGGCGACGAGGCGACGAGCAGGAAGCCCTTGGCACGAGCGATCGCGCCGTACGAGCCGAACGCCTGCGGGGTGACGAACTCGATCACCTTGGTGTGGCGCGGGGTCGGCTGGAGATACTGGCCCATTGTCAGGAAATCCACGTCGGCCGAACGCATGTCGTCCATCACCTGGTGGACCTCCAATCGCTCTTCGCCGAGCCCGAGCATGATCCCCGATTTGGTGAAGATCGACGGATCGAGCTTCTTGACCGTCTCGAGCAGTCGCAGCGACGCGTAATAACGCGCGCCCGGGCGGATCGTCGGATAGAGCCGCGGCACCGTCTCGAGATTGTGATTGTAGACGTCGGGCCGCGCCGCGACGATCATCTCGACGGCCTGCTCGTGCTTGTTGCGGAAATCGGGGGTCAGAATCTCGATCGTCGTCGTCGGATTCGAGCGGCGGATCGCCTCGATCACCTTGACGAACTGCTTCGCGCCGCCATCGGGCAGATCGTCGCGGTCGACCGAAGTGACGACGATGTGCGAGAGCCCCATCTGCGCCGCGGCATCGGCGACGTTCTCGGGCTCCATCGGGTCCACCGCACGCGGCATACCGGTCTTGACGTTGCAGAACGCGCAGGCCCGCGTGCAGGTGTCGCCGAGGATCATCACCGTCGCGTGCTTCTTCGACCAGCATTCGCCGATGTTCGGGCAGGCGGCTTCCTCGCACACCGTGGTCAGGCTCTTCGAGCGCATTAGCGCGCGTGTCGCCGCGAAGCCTTCCGAAGTTGGCGCCTTGACGCGGATCCAGTCGGGCTTGCGGACGCGCCCTTCAGAAGGATTGGCCGGGCGCGGCAGCGGGGACATCTCGTTCATGCAGGCCAGATAGCGATGCACGCGTGCAGGCACAACAACCGTGCTTGCATCGCTGGTTGCAGTTTTCGGCTCGCACCGGCTTCGCAACGGCGCGGCTTTCGCTATGGAGGCGCCATGACCGACTTCAGCGACCTGCTCACCGGCTATCGCCGCTTCCGCCAGATCGAATATCGTCGCCAGCGCGATCGCTGGGATGAGCTGTCCGAGGGGCAAGCACCCAAGGTGATGGTGATCGCCTGCTCCGACAGCCGGGTCGATCCGGCGCAGGTCTTCGACACCTCGCCCGGCGAGATCTTCGTCGTTCGCAACATCGCCAATCTCGTGCCCCCGTTCGAGCTGGGCGGCGGCCGCCACGGTGTCTCTGCCGCGCTGGAATTCGCAGTGACTCAGCTGGAAGTGCCCGAGATCGTCGTGATGGGCCACGGCGCGTGCGGCGGCGTCCACGCCGCGCTCACTCGCCGCTTCGAAGGCAAGGCGCCCGGTGCAGGCGGGTTCATCGCCCATTGGGTCGACATGCTCGACGAAGCGCGCGATCGCGTCATCGCCGAACATGGCGATGGCGAGGAGGCGATCCGCGCGCTCGAACTCGAGACGGTGCGCGTCTCGATCGCGAACCTGCGCACCTTTCCTTGCATTCCCGAGCGCGAGGCAGCTGGCACGCTCAAGATCCACGGCGCCTATTTCGCGATCCGCGACGGGGTGCTGCACGTGATGGACGATGCAGGCGCGTTCGCGCCGGCCTGAACCTAAAGGCCCAGCGCCTTCTTCGCCGCTTTCACTACTTCGGGATCGAGCACGGGCGGCTCCATCGGCACCTTCGCCTCGAGCGCGTCGGCGATCGCAGTCAACGCAGCAATCCGCGCCGCCTTTTTGTCGTTGCCGTCCACCACGATCCAGCGCGCGTGCTTCGTATCGGTCCGCTCGAACATCTCGGCCATCGCCTGCAGATAGTCGGCCCGCCTGGCCCGATTGCGATAATCCTCCAACCCGGTCTTCCAGCGTTTCCACGGATGTTCGAGCCGGTCGCGCAGTCTCTGGTCCTGCGTTTGCTGCGTCACATGGACGAACACCTTGATCAGCGTCGTACCGCTGGCGACCTGCTGCGCCTCGAAATCGTTGATCTCGTCATAGCCGCGCCGCCATTCAGGTTCCTTCGCGAAGCCCTCGACCCGCTCGACGAGGACGCGGCCGTACCAGCTGCGGTCGAAGATCGCGATATTGTGCTGCGCGGGCAGCCGTCGCCAGAAGCGCCAGAGGAAATGATGCGCCAGTTCCTCGGGCGTCGGCGCCGAGATCGGCCAGACCTCGTAATAGCGTGGGTCCCATTCGGCGGTGAGCCGCTGGATGATCCCGCCCTTCCCCGCCGCATCCCAGCCTTCGAACACGATGATCGCGCGCCGCTTGTGCACGATGTGCGCGTAGTGAATGTGACTGAGGCGCTTCTGGAGCTTCTTCAACGCCTTCTTGTAATGGCCTTCGAAGGGGCCGCCGGATTCATAGTCGCTGAGATCAATGGTCATTGGCCAAGCGTAGCCGTTTCCCTCTCCCATTGGGAGAGGGAGGACAGCCGCGCAGCGGCGGAAGGGTGAGGGCAGCACCTGTAGGTTCTGTCCTCACCCTTCCTACTCGGCTTCGCCTCGCGGGGCCCTTCCCGCTCCCGGCGGGAGCGGGAGATACGCTCAGCCCGCCGCGGGATCGACGATGCCGTCGGTGCCCTTCTTTGCGAGATCGGCGGCAACCTGCGGCGCGAGTCGGATGTTCAGCTCCTTGAGCTGCTTCTCGCTGACGAAGCTCGGGGCCTGCATCATCAGGTCCTCCGCCTTCTGCGTCATCGGGAAGACGATCACCTCGCGAATGTTGGGCTCGTCGGCCAGCAGCATCACGATGCGGTCGACACCCGGCGCCGAACCGCCGTGCGGAGGAGCGCCGAACTTGAAGGCGTTGATCATGCCGGCGAAATTGGTGTCGACATCGGCCTGGGTGTAGCCGGCGATCTCGAACGCCTTGTACATGATCTCTGGACGGTGGTTCCGAATCGCGCCCGAGCTCAGCTCGACGCCGTTGCAGACGATGTCATACTGGTACGCGAGGATATCGAGCGGGTCCCTGGTCTCCAGCGCCTCGAGCTCGCCCTGCGGCATGCTGAAGGGATTGTGGCTGAAGTCGATCTTCCCCGTGTCCTCGTCGGCCTCGAACATCGGGAAATCGACGATCCAGCAGAATTCGAACCGGCTCTGGTCGATCAGCTCGAGCTGCTCAGCGGCGCGGGTGCGTGCGAGCCCCGCGAGCTTTGCGGCCTGCGCTTCCTTGCCGGCCGCGAAGAAGATCCCGTCATTGGGGCCGAGACCCATCGCTTCCGCAATGGCCTTCATGCCCTCCTGGCCATGGTTGTTGGCGATCGGGCCGCCGAACACGCCGTCCTTCTGCGTCGCATAGCCGAGCCCAGGGAAGCCCTCCGACTGCGCCCAGCTGTTCATGTCGTCGAAGAACTTCCGGCTCTTCTCGTGGGTATTGGTCGCCGGGATGGCGCGGACCACATCGCCGCCCTCGACGATCGAGGCGAAGCGGCCGAAGCCCGATCCCTTGAAGAAGTCGGAGACGTCGGTGATCAGCAGCGGATTGCGCAGATCGGGCTTGTCGTTGCCGTATTTCAGCATCGATTCGCGGTACGGGATGCGCTTGAACGGCAGCGGCGAGACACTGCGGCCCTTGCCTTCCCAGTTGGCGAACTCTTCGAACACGCCGTGGAGCACCGGCTCGATCGCCGCGAACACATCGTCCTGGGTGACGAAGCTCATTTCGAAATCGAGCTGATAGAATTCACCGGGGCTACGATCGGCACGCGCATCCTCGTCGCGGAAGCAAGGCGCGATCTGGAAATAGCGATCGAAGCCGGCGACCATCAGCAGCTGCTTGAACATCTGCGGCGCCTGCGGGAGCGCGTAGAACTTGCCCGGATGGACGCGGCTGGGAACCAGATAGTCGCGTGCGCCCTCGGGGCTGCTCGCGGTGAGAATCGGCGTCTGGAACTCGGTGAATCCCTGGTCGATCATCCGGCGACGCAGCGAGGCCATGACGTTCGAGCGCAGCAGGATGTTCTTGTGCAGCCGCTCGCGGCGCAGATCGAGGAAGCGATAGCGCAGGCGGATATCCTCGGGATATTCGGCCTCGCCGAACACCGGGAGCGGCAGCTCCTGCGCCGGCGACTGGACGGTCACCTCGGCGGCGCGGACCTCGATCTCGCCGGTCGGCAGGTTCGGGTTCACCACGCTGGCGTCGCGCGCCACGACCTTGCCGGTGACGGTGATCACCGATTCGGCGCGCAGCGACTCGATTACCGCGAAGGCCGGGCCGCTGACGTCGGTGACGATCTGGGTGATGCCATAATGGTCGCGCAAGTCGATGAAGACGAGGTCGCCATGATCGCGCTTGCGATGGACCCAGCCCGAAAGGCGGACTTCCTCGCCGACATTAATGGCGCGGAGCTGGGCGCAAGTGTGCGTGCGATAGGCGTGCATAATTCTCTTCTCTAGGATCGTCATCCCGGCGAAAGCCGGGATCTCGTGCCACGAGCGCATCGCATGAGGCCTGAGATCCCGGCTTTCGCCGGGATGACGGTGGAATGGCTGCGCGCTTTCCCCTCCCACCCTCTTTTGTCAACCCGAAGACCAGTATATGGGCCGCCGATGCATATTCATGGTCTGATCGAGGATAGCACCG
Protein-coding regions in this window:
- a CDS encoding type II toxin-antitoxin system RatA family toxin; this translates as MPKHSETRALPYTPEQMFDLVADVGRYGEFLPWVSAVRVRSNSDIQMVADLIVGFKGLRESFTSCVEKQRPGHIRVDYLEGPLKHLNNDWKFRPDGKGGCLVDFCVDFAFKNRVFEMLAGQVFDRALRKMINAFEERAARLYGDSAGSAAAGASGISSSSAQSAA
- a CDS encoding carbonic anhydrase, producing MTDFSDLLTGYRRFRQIEYRRQRDRWDELSEGQAPKVMVIACSDSRVDPAQVFDTSPGEIFVVRNIANLVPPFELGGGRHGVSAALEFAVTQLEVPEIVVMGHGACGGVHAALTRRFEGKAPGAGGFIAHWVDMLDEARDRVIAEHGDGEEAIRALELETVRVSIANLRTFPCIPEREAAGTLKIHGAYFAIRDGVLHVMDDAGAFAPA
- a CDS encoding CinA family protein — its product is MDTILPDQLVEAARKVLEANRAAGRRIAVAESCTGGLVSAALTEIPGSSDVFDVGFVTYSNEAKTEVLKVSSDVLETFGSVSIAVAWSMAQGALKRSTADVAVAITGIAGPDGGSEKKPVGTVVFAQAERGADPQHIVADARHFENNGRAGVRLQAALCALELLMPDAPAAAEPAESP
- the lipA gene encoding lipoyl synthase, which encodes MNEMSPLPRPANPSEGRVRKPDWIRVKAPTSEGFAATRALMRSKSLTTVCEEAACPNIGECWSKKHATVMILGDTCTRACAFCNVKTGMPRAVDPMEPENVADAAAQMGLSHIVVTSVDRDDLPDGGAKQFVKVIEAIRRSNPTTTIEILTPDFRNKHEQAVEMIVAARPDVYNHNLETVPRLYPTIRPGARYYASLRLLETVKKLDPSIFTKSGIMLGLGEERLEVHQVMDDMRSADVDFLTMGQYLQPTPRHTKVIEFVTPQAFGSYGAIARAKGFLLVASSPLTRSSYHAGDDFAKMRDARAAKLAKVTAAV
- the aspS gene encoding aspartate--tRNA ligase, yielding MHAYRTHTCAQLRAINVGEEVRLSGWVHRKRDHGDLVFIDLRDHYGITQIVTDVSGPAFAVIESLRAESVITVTGKVVARDASVVNPNLPTGEIEVRAAEVTVQSPAQELPLPVFGEAEYPEDIRLRYRFLDLRRERLHKNILLRSNVMASLRRRMIDQGFTEFQTPILTASSPEGARDYLVPSRVHPGKFYALPQAPQMFKQLLMVAGFDRYFQIAPCFRDEDARADRSPGEFYQLDFEMSFVTQDDVFAAIEPVLHGVFEEFANWEGKGRSVSPLPFKRIPYRESMLKYGNDKPDLRNPLLITDVSDFFKGSGFGRFASIVEGGDVVRAIPATNTHEKSRKFFDDMNSWAQSEGFPGLGYATQKDGVFGGPIANNHGQEGMKAIAEAMGLGPNDGIFFAAGKEAQAAKLAGLARTRAAEQLELIDQSRFEFCWIVDFPMFEADEDTGKIDFSHNPFSMPQGELEALETRDPLDILAYQYDIVCNGVELSSGAIRNHRPEIMYKAFEIAGYTQADVDTNFAGMINAFKFGAPPHGGSAPGVDRIVMLLADEPNIREVIVFPMTQKAEDLMMQAPSFVSEKQLKELNIRLAPQVAADLAKKGTDGIVDPAAG
- a CDS encoding polyphosphate kinase 2 family protein: MTIDLSDYESGGPFEGHYKKALKKLQKRLSHIHYAHIVHKRRAIIVFEGWDAAGKGGIIQRLTAEWDPRYYEVWPISAPTPEELAHHFLWRFWRRLPAQHNIAIFDRSWYGRVLVERVEGFAKEPEWRRGYDEINDFEAQQVASGTTLIKVFVHVTQQTQDQRLRDRLEHPWKRWKTGLEDYRNRARRADYLQAMAEMFERTDTKHARWIVVDGNDKKAARIAALTAIADALEAKVPMEPPVLDPEVVKAAKKALGL